The genomic region acaatttcaaGTAGGTTTCAAGTTCTGAAACATAGTATCCCACCTGATCTCCTCAACTGCAGACGACCAATACTCGTCGTAGTCTCCGTCTCCGTCTCCATCTCCCTTACTGTGATCCACGACGTCCCTTTCAAAAGGGCTGGAAAAGCTGTTGATTCTCGAACTAGGGAAGATCACCGGGTGGTCGCCATTGGTGAGCAGCAGAGGAGCTCTGCTCATCTGCCTATTCACCGCCACCACCTTCTTGTTCCTCTTCACCATAGCGTTCCTCCACCGCGCGCTGTAGCTCCGCCGAGGCACGAGGGCCAGGGCCGACTCCTCGCGGCGAACCCACGGCCGCAAGTACTTGGAGAAACACCGCTTCGCGCGGTTGACGGCGAACAGAATCCGGGACACGGGGTGGGGGACGCGGCGGCGCTTGTCTTTTCCGGCGAGTTTGAGGATTTCGAGGCGGTGTTTGGCGACGGAGATGCCCATGCTTTGGAGGAATTCGTGGTTGAAGTAGGGTATGTCGTCTTCCTCGAGCTCGTTCTGGGCGAATGCGAGGCCGTACTCGTAGACGAGGGAGGGGTCGAGGGCTGTTTTCGAGAGCCATGAGAACCAATCCATAGCTTGATTGCggagtgtgtgtatgtgtatgtgtgtgtgtgtgaagtGCAGAGTGATATAAATTGACTGCTTTTTATGTGGTGTTTGATGTTTTTCTAATGGGGGGACGGTGGTTGAAACTTGAGAGTGactagaaagaaaaagaaaatgagggGCATTTTTGTCTTGTACATAATCtctaattatgatattttatataatatatatatatatatggaccttattatgtatataaaatatcgaCTTGGactttttattctaaattatatgttatttacATGAGTTgggattttaatatatagataacGTGCTAACATgttatttacacaaaaattatatttgacttTGCATGTTTATATTATCCGAATTGAGGTTATTTGCAACTTAAAGTTGGTCTGGATGGTGATCtgatattttatgtaaatttggTCATATGAGTATTTTGAGTTAGACTAATGATGACAAACCTTGTTAACTTAGTTGAGGTGATcctcaattaaaatttttcaaagcGTTCTCGGTTTAGGGTCCGAGAATAAGAATTTGTGCTTGTACGATCTGATTATAGAGtgtgatttttcaataataaatgcaTACTTGTcaaataaactctctaaataTTTGTAGGCCTTTATATATCAGAATCCATAGTCACATACTATAGGACAACTGTCGAATGAGTATCAAATCAATAGCTGCCCAAGCGAGTCACGCGACCCGAACTGATTAAAAATGCGCGGATTTATGAAGTGTTTGGACATTTCCTCATTTTTCCTAGGACATCATGTTTCGGGCCAAgtgtatttttt from Sesamum indicum cultivar Zhongzhi No. 13 linkage group LG3, S_indicum_v1.0, whole genome shotgun sequence harbors:
- the LOC105158346 gene encoding uncharacterized protein LOC105158346, which translates into the protein MDWFSWLSKTALDPSLVYEYGLAFAQNELEEDDIPYFNHEFLQSMGISVAKHRLEILKLAGKDKRRRVPHPVSRILFAVNRAKRCFSKYLRPWVRREESALALVPRRSYSARWRNAMVKRNKKVVAVNRQMSRAPLLLTNGDHPVIFPSSRINSFSSPFERDVVDHSKGDGDGDGDYDEYWSSAVEEIRWDTMFQNLKPT